The DNA sequence tagaaaataaataaattaagaaataatgataaattccAGAACCTAATTCATTTACTGGAGAGGACTGTGTAGAATTTCACGTACATGGAGGTCCTGCAGTTGTGGCATCAATCCTCAATGCACTCTCAAAGTTGCACTTTCGGCTAGCACTCGCTGGAGAATTCACCAAAAGAGCTTTTTTCAATGGGAAATTGGATTTAACGGAAGCAGAAGGTATAGGAGATCTAATCGAAGCAGAAACTGAGAAACAACGCAAACAGGTATAGAACATTTGTTTAAGATATTActgtgaatattataaaataaaatttattgttaaaaaatcaaCAGGCCTCCAATCAAGCTAGTGGTTCCCTTCGTCGACTCTACGACTCTTGGCGAATTACCCTTTTAAATTGTCTTGCTGGTTTGGAAGCTTATATTGATTTCTCTGAGGAGCACAGTTTAGAGTCTAATATTTTAGAAGATTCCAAAACcacattgaaaaaattacttataGAAATGCAGCAACATCTGTCTGATGGAAGGAAAGGAGAAATTTTGCGTACTGGAGTACGCGTGGTGATTCTTGGAGAACCTAATGTAGGAAAAAGCAGTCTTTTGAATCTTCTTTCTAAACAAGACGCTGCTATTGTCACATCTATGCCAGGAACAACTAGGGATGTTATAGAATTAACAACGAATATATGTGGTTACCCAATGATTCTTGCAGATACAGCAGGAATCAGAAATGATccagaaaatgaaatagaagTAGAAGGTATTAGAAGAGCAAAAGAATGTACAAAGAGAGCAGACCTCGTTATATGTATGATAAATGCAAAGAAAAGTTTTGAAAGttcttttgaagaatttttagaaaattataagaattttctagaaataaaggcaaagaaaattcttgttgTAGTAAATAAAGTGGATTTGGttaaggagaaagaaaaagagaaatggaAGAAGCAAGATATTGTTACGGTCTCATGTAAAACACAGGAAGGCTTAAAACAacttatacataaattaacacAGTGTTTGGAGGAAATGTGAGTGTTTTATGTAGTGCTAAAATTATAGGATTTGTATTAGATACTATTCTAATGTATTAATTACAGATGTGGTGATCCCTCAGAGGAAAATCCTGTGATAAGTCATGCGAGATATAGAAATCATTTATTGCTTGTTACAGAATATCTTAAAGGATATCTAGAAAAGACAGAAATTCAGAATTATGACATAGCCATATCCTTGCAAGATATCAGAGGTGCAGCAAGGGAACTTGGGAAAATAACAGGTTCTATTAGCAATGAGGAGGTTctcgatattatatttaaacaattttgcgttggaaaataaaaatcattggAAAGAAAGTGCggttaattgtaatattaacagaaaaaggAAAGTACAGTCATAAATtccattataataatttatttaactataaATTATAGCATTTGTTTCTatcataataaacaaaaataagaaaatttcaatacgTTTAAAGTTAACCTTCTTTTGTCTTCTCTCTGTCTGTTCCTAAATGTGAAACATCAACTTCGTCTAGGTTTATTTTTTGATCCTTCATCGCTTgctaaaacataaataaaatatataattatatatatcgTTACAGCTATCAATGTTAAACAAGTTTTTCAATCTAAACTTAgtctgtacatatttatttgactGATTTTACTACTTTGAAGatttatgataaaatatttttactttttcataggttatagaattgaaaattcataaacgAGTTCACAGTGAAGTTACATTGGATTTCTAAGATCGTTCAATGTTTAAGTATTCTGTTACTAATAGTATTTCAATCGACTCAAtcaatattacttttaatataaaacatttacgTTTGATCTTTACATTAATACCAAATTGAGGTTAACGTACTTTTAAACATCTCAAACTgcataaattctaataaaatttatattgtttatctacaaaatacgattattttatatttaacagatT is a window from the Hylaeus volcanicus isolate JK05 chromosome 7, UHH_iyHylVolc1.0_haploid, whole genome shotgun sequence genome containing:
- the LOC128879576 gene encoding tRNA modification GTPase GTPBP3, mitochondrial, which codes for MFQKLFQRRIWKISTISAGMKCTFLHSQISLGKLLDGHKNCSTIYALSSGYGKCGVAVIRISGPDASVALRKMTKMSNLKPRQAVLRKIRDPETTEILDKGLCLWFPEPNSFTGEDCVEFHVHGGPAVVASILNALSKLHFRLALAGEFTKRAFFNGKLDLTEAEGIGDLIEAETEKQRKQASNQASGSLRRLYDSWRITLLNCLAGLEAYIDFSEEHSLESNILEDSKTTLKKLLIEMQQHLSDGRKGEILRTGVRVVILGEPNVGKSSLLNLLSKQDAAIVTSMPGTTRDVIELTTNICGYPMILADTAGIRNDPENEIEVEGIRRAKECTKRADLVICMINAKKSFESSFEEFLENYKNFLEIKAKKILVVVNKVDLVKEKEKEKWKKQDIVTVSCKTQEGLKQLIHKLTQCLEEICGDPSEENPVISHARYRNHLLLVTEYLKGYLEKTEIQNYDIAISLQDIRGAARELGKITGSISNEEVLDIIFKQFCVGK